The Hemibagrus wyckioides isolate EC202008001 linkage group LG12, SWU_Hwy_1.0, whole genome shotgun sequence genome includes a window with the following:
- the LOC131362625 gene encoding GTPase IMAP family member 9-like: MISMSMFPAERRDLPAVTTSPAVEKILGICIYRNTLCGFVGGEFFLNNAGQRFAGFQKALPWLISSGEEIVSLKLLALLLRINWPFGCHWIDPFTLQVSVSVLHKHHTGQICSTGGQGRGVTGLGAEQQLDHDLSKIPDTLRIVLLGKTGVGKSASGNTILGKDVFNEDLSFESVTTVCQKETAEIRGRQITVIDSPGLFDTNTDNEETRKEIVKCISMAAPGPHVFLLVLKIGQRLTEEETEAVKIIEKTFGKTSNMYTIILFTGGDYLKQKTIEHQVEKAGDNLRTLISGEQIHYIAKIYHVFNNNEKHSNTQVLTLLDKIDDMVALNGGSYYTNEMFQQVGMEKQAELQERILKEMEEKMKREREELEAKYKEETERLNRIIQAEKQDHQMILETLKRRESDLKFRNEELQKMKETLNQERQDLKCKEQDYKMNMERWKERETDLEDALKFKNEELNKMKETLDQER; encoded by the exons ATGATCAGTATGTCCATGTTTCCTGCTGAGAGACGAGACCTACCTGCAGTGACCACGTCCCCTGCTGTAGAGAAAATTCTG GGGATCTGCatctacagaaacacactctGTGGCTTTGTAGGAGGAGAATTCTTCCTGAATAACGCTGGACAAAGGTTTGCTGGTTTCCAAAAAGCTCTGCCATGGCTGATTTCTTCTGGGGAGGAGATTGTGTCACTGAAGCTCCTGGCTCTGCTGCTGAGGATAAACTGGCCATTTGGATGTCACTGGATTGACCCT TTCACACTTCAGGTCAGTGTCTCTgtgctacacaaacaccacactggTCAGATCTGTTCCACTGGTGGTCAGGGCAGAGGGGTGACTGGACTAGGTGCAGAGCAACAACTGGACCATG atttatcAAAAATCCCAGACACACTCAGGATAGTTCTGTTGGGGAAGACTGGAGTTGGGAAGAGTGcatcaggaaacaccatccTGGGGAAAGACGTATTTAATGAAGACCTGTCATTTGAGTCAGTTACCACTGTGTGTCAGAAAGAGACAGCAGAGATCAGAGGGAGACAGATTACTGTGATCGACTCTCCAGGACTGTTCGATACTAATACTGATAATGAAGAAACCAGGAAAGAGATTGTTAAATGTATCTCAATGGCAGCTCCTGGACCTCATGTGTTCCTGCTGGTGCTGAAAATAGGACAACGCCTTACAGAGGAGGAGACAGAGGCAGTGAAAATCATAGAAAAGACTTTTGGTAAAACATCTAACATGTACACCATCATCCTCTTCACTGGAGGTGATTATCTAAAACAGAAGACAATTGAACATCAAGTGGAAAAGGCTGGGGATAATTTAAGGACACTTATCTCTGGGgaacagatacactatattgccaaaa tatatcaTGTTTTCAACAACAATGAAAAACACAGCAACACCCAGGTCCTGACTCTCCTGGATAAGATTGATGACATGGTGGCACTGAATGGAGGAAGCTACTACACTAATGAGATGTTCCAGCAGGTGGGAATGGAAAAGCAAGCAGAACTACAAGAGAGAATACTGAAGGAAATGGAggagaagatgaagagagagagagaagaactgGAAGCTAAATACaaagaagagacagaaagactaAACAGGATTatacaagcagaaaaacaggaCCATCAGATGATACTGGAAACGTTGAAGAGAAGGGAAAGTGATCTAAAATTCAGAAATGAGGAGCtgcagaaaatgaaagaaactcttaatcaAGAAAGACAGGATTTAAAGTGTAAAGAGCAGGACTATAAGATGAATATGGAGAGGTGGAAGGAGAGGGAAACTGATCTAGAAGAtgcattaaaatttaaaaatgaggagctaaataaaatgaaagaaactcTTGATCAAGAAAGATGA